The sequence ACCAGTTCGGCGCCGTCGTCGGGCGCGACGAGCCGGACGAACCGAGGTGCCTCGTCGCGCTGACCGGTGAGACAGCTCTCAGTCGGCGGCAGGGGGATGCCGCGCTCCTGCGCCCACGCGAGCGCCGGTGGCGGGACGATCCAGAACAGGCGCTCGCTGACCGGTCCGCGGCAGCCCGGCTCCCACAGCCGGCCGGTCGCGCTGTCGATCCGGAGGCGCTGGTAGCTCGTCGACGGCTCGCTCGGCTCGCGGCCGGCGAGAAACGGCTCAAGGACGACCCGCGGGCAGTCGGGCGCAGCGCGCTTGCCGTCCACCTCGCAGACTGCAGCCCAAACAATCCCCGCCGGGACGGGAAATGCCTGCGCCGGCTCGCCGCGCAGCGCCTCGCTGATGAAGTCGCGCCAGATCGGGGCCGCCCCGGAGATACCGCTCACCTCGCGCATCGGCCGGCCGTCGCTGTTGCCGACCCAGACGCCGACCACCAGCTGCGGCGTGAAGCCGATCGTCCAGTTGTCGCGGAAGCGGCTGGTCGTGCCTGTCTTCACGCCGGCCGGACGGGAGAGCGTCAGCGGATTGTTCATGCCGAAGGACAGTTCGCGGGCGCGGGGGTCGCTCAGCACGTGGGCGACAAGGTAGGCGATTTCCGGGGCGAGCACCTGCCGCGGCGGCGGCCGCTCGATCGCAACGAGCGTCTGCCCTGCGCTCGATTCGATCCGCAGCAGGTCAGCCGGGGGAGAGAGAAGCCCGCCGTTTGCAAACGCAGCGTACGCTGCCGTCAGGTCGAGCAGCGTCACCTCGCCGCCGCCGAGGGTGAGGGCGAGGTCGTAGCGGTCAGCGTCGTGCCATGTCGAGATCCCAAGCCGCTGCCCCATCTCGACCAGCGCCGAAACGCCGATCCGGTCGAGCAGCTGGACGGCAACGACGTTGATCGAGGCGCCGAGCGCGGTCCGGAGGGATATCGGGCCATGATAGTCGTGGTCGTAATTGACGGGGACGAAGGGCTCGCCGCGGCGGGTTGTGAACGTCGAGCGGACGTCAAAGAACACATCGGCCGGCGCATAGCCGCGCTCGAAGGCGGCAGCGTAGGTGAGCGGCTTGATCGCCGAGCCGGGCTGGCGCGGTGAGACGGCGACATTCACTTGGCCGTCGATCGCGGGGTTGAAGTAGTCGGCCGAGCCGGCAAGCGCGAGGATGTCCCCCGTTCGCGGGTCGATGGCGATGAGGGCAGCGTTGGTGACGTCGTGGTTGGCGAGGCGGGCGAGATGGCGCGCGATCGTCCGTTCGGCAAGCTGCTGCAGGCCGGCGTCGAGCGTCGTGATCACGCGGCTGCCGCCGTGCTGAGCGGCAAGCGCGAGCGCCCGCTCGCGTGTCCCGACCACAAAGTGCGGCGCAACGACCGGCGGCGCTGACGGCCGAAGCTCGAGCGGTTCGGCGGCGGCGCGTTCCGCCTCGTCCCGGCTGAGCATGCCGCGCCGTGTCATCAGCGTGAGCACGGTCTGGCGCCGCTCGAGCGCAAGCGCTGGGTCGTCGCGCGGGTCGTATCGCGCGGGGGCTTGGAGCAAGCCAGTGAGAAGAGCCGCTTGGCTGACCGAGAGATCGGACGCGGCGACGCCGAAGTACGCCCGGCTTGCGGCGTCGATCCCGACGGCGCGAGCGCCGTAGGGGGCGCGGTTGAGGTAGAGGCGGAGGATCTCGTCTTTCGGGAAGTGGCGGGCGATCTGGAGCGCGAGGGCCAGTTCCCGCGCCTTGCGCCGCAGCGGGGGGTGGGCGAGCGGGTCGTCGCGGAGCAAGGCCTGCCGTGCCAGCTGCATTTCGATCGTGCTCCCGCCCGACGGCTCGCCGCGCAGCGACTGACCTGCCGCCCGGAGGAGCGCCACGAGATCAACGCCGGGATGCTGGAAGAAGCGGTGATCTTCGGTCGCGAGGGTCGCCGCCACGACGCTCGGCGCAATTTCATCACGCCTGACCGGCCGGACGCTCCCAACCTCGGTCTCGATCTCGTAGAGCAGGCGCCCGTTGCGGTCGAGGATGAGGATGGACGCGGGCGGGTCCGCGAGCATGACGGGCGAGGGCAACTCGGCCAGTGCCCAGCGGAAGGCCGCGACAGCCGCGACCCCGACGATCGCGAGGGCGAGACCAGGGTGCTGCCATGCTCGCATTGATGCTGACAACCTCGATCAGTCTAACGCCCGCCGGCGCTTGACGGTGCAGGAGATTACCCCCGTTCCGATGGCGACGGCAGGACGGTCCTGCTACGATGCAGACAAGAAGACGGAGGGAAGCACGGCGATGGTGCTGAGCGACAAACGCATTCTCGAAGAGCTGGAAAAGGGGAATATCGTCATCGAACCGTTCGACCGCCGCCAGCTGGGGACAAACTCCTACGATGTCCGGCTAGGGGAGTGGTACTACGAGCCGAACCGCAACCTGATGGTCGTCGACTTCTTTGACGAGGAGTCTGTCCGGGCGTTCTGGGGCGAGCCGAAGCGGGCGAAAGACGGGATCATTACTATCCGCGCCGGCGACACGATCCTCGCTCACACCCAAGAGGTGGTCGGCGCGCGCAACGGGTTCACGACCTCGATGCGCTGCCGCTCCAGCATCGGACGGTCCGCGCTCTCGGTCTGCAAGTGCGCCGGCCTCGGCGATGTCGGCTATATCGCTCGCTGGACGATGGAGATCACCAATCATAGCCAGTCCAACATTCGCCTCCCTGTCGGCGCCCGCATCGCCCAGATCATGTTCTACGAGGTCGGCCCGACCCTGACTGAATACCGCGGGAAATACGGCCAGTCGGAATGGACGCCGGAAGAGATGCTGCCGCGCCTCTACCGCGATTGGGATGTCGAACTGTTTCACCCCGCTTTCTCGATGAACGGAGCGCGATCGTGATCCGCCTCATTGCGGCCGCCCAGATGCCGGCTCCTGCGCGGCAGTTCACGATTTCGAAGCCGAAGAAGCGCGGGATGTCCCGGCGGGGAGAGGCGGTGAGACGCGTTCGCCAGCGTTGACCCGGCGGCTGAACTGCTCCCCGCGCGTGACGAGGGCGACGGCGAGCGCGGAGAGCAGGCCGAGCCCAACGAGCAGTGCCCATGGGAGCGCGGTCAAGCCGGCGGTGCGCTGCGCGTCAAAGGCGAAGCCGGTGAGGGTATTGCCGATTGTGGCGCCAATCCCCGACCACATCCAGAACACGCCGGTGTAGGTGCCGAGCAGGCGGTCGCCGGCGAGCAGGGGAATGAGGGCCATCTGAAAGGGGCGGACGATGAGAAGCCCGAACGTGAGGATGGCCGCCGCAAGCAGAACGGGGCTGGCATTGATCAGCGCGGCAAAAATGCTCTCGCCGGGAAGGGGGAGGAACAACGCGCCGACGAGCGGCGGCACGAATGCCAGCCCCATCACGAGGACCCCCCACGGCAGCGACGCCGCTTCTCCCCACCGTTCTTGGCAGAACGAGGTGACCCGCAGCTGGCCGAAAATAGTCATCGCCGAGGAGATGAAGAAAATCGCTCCGACAAGCAGTTCGCTCCCCGTCAGGCGGCGGATCTCCAGCGGCAGCCCGATATAGATCTGGTTGAACAGGGTGAAGAAACCGAGCATCGAGAGCGAATAGAGAAGGAACGGCCGATTGCCGAACACTTCCCGCCAGCTGCTGAACGCTGAGGCAACTCCTGCGCCGCCCCCGCCGCGCGGCGGAAGAGAGAACAGCTGGACGACGCCGAGCACGAAGAACACCGCAGCCGCAGAGAGACAGACGAGCTGAAAGCTGAACTGGAGGAGGACCACGCCGACGAGCGGTCCGAGCAAGGTGCCGGTTTGGGCGAAGACGGCATCGAGCGCGAACACCTCGGCGCGGCGCTTCGGCGCTTCGGCAGCAAGATAGGCGCGCAGGGAGGGGCCGAAGAGGGCGCCGGCGAGCCCGGTCAGGATCGCGGCGAGCAGCACCCCCGGCAGGGAGGCGGTGACCCCAAAGAGCAGAAAGCCGATCGTTCGCAGCAGGAGACCGGCGACGATCACCGGCTTGAACCCGATCTGGTCGGCGAGTGTTCCGCCGAGGATTGTCAATCCTTGCTGGCAGAAGACCCGCACCCCGAGGATGATCCCGACAAGCCACGCAGGAAAGCCCAGCGTATCGGCGAAGTAGGTGGCGAGATACGGAAAGAGCATAAAAAAGCTGAGGAAGATCGTCAGATCGTTGATGAGGAGAAGCTGAACCGGCCGGTCTTGAGCGCGAAAGCGGCGAACGATTTCCACGCGGACACTCAGCGGGAGAAGATGCGCAGTCGCTGAAGCAGCCTTCAGTATACTGGCCGTGACACGAGGACGTCACGTGCCGCCGCTCTTTCAGCGGCCGGACGGCTCGAGCGGAACGCGGCTGACGGACATCCGCGCCCCCCGCTTGATCAAAGAGCAAGCAGCAAATCGGCGAGCCGTCCCCGGTTAGAGACGGCTCGCGTTGCAGCGGGGGGAGATGAGGCACGCGCGCTGAGCGCCCCGCCTGCCTGACGGCGGCCGAGCGAAACCTCCGGGGGAGGCGCCAGCCTTGCTCCCCCGAGAGCGGTCTATGCCTTCTTGCGGATGATGTCGAAGCGGGGCTCTTGGTCGCCGCGCGGGATGACGTTTTCGAGCTTGCTGCTGGCGGCCCAGAGGCGAACCCCGTCGACGAGAAAGAGGAACGGCGGGTTCTCGTACATCACCTCAATCGCTTTCTGCAGCAGCTCGACCCGCTTCTTCTCATCCATTTCGGTCAGGGACGCGAGGTAGTAGCGGTCGAATTCGGGGTCGTTATGCCGGCGCGCCGGCTCCGGTTCGTTGCCGCGGAACCAGGTCAGCGCGAAGTCGGCGTCCATTGCCGGGGAGTTGAGCAGCCCCGCGGTGAGGATATGCGCCCGCTGCGTTCGGCCGTACCAGTGGTCGAGCAAGAACGCGGAGTCGGCAGACTGTTCGATTGCAGCCTCGATCCCGACATCGCGCAGGTTGCTCTGGATGAGCAGGAAGGTCGGCTCCGCCGCCGTCGTGCCGAGGGTGACCGCCATCCGGATCCGAAAGCCAGTCGGGTAGCCCGCCTGCGCCAGCAGCTGGCGCGCCCGCGCCGGATCGTACGGATACGGCCGGATGTTCGGGTTGTAGCCGACCGTCGTCGTCTGGACAACCTGGCCCGTCGGCCGCGTCAGTCCTTTGAAGATGTCGCGGGCGATCGCCTCCTTATCAACGGCGTAGTTGATCGCCTGGCGAACCAGCTTGTTCTGTGTCGGCTCGCCGGCAAGGGTACTGAAGATGAACGCGCCGATTGTCTGGCCTTGGTTGAAGACGATCACCTGCATCCCGGCGCGCGTCACCGCTTCATACTGGTCGATCGGCACATTGTCGATCAGGTCGAGTTCGCCGGTCCGCAGCCCGGCGATGCGTGCCGACGCCTCCGGAACCGACCGCACCAAAATCTCGCTCGCGCCCGGCTTCGTCGGATAGTGCGGGTTGGCGACGAGCAACAGCCGGTCGGTGCCGTTGAACTCTTTCACCATGTACGGACCGGTGCCCATCCCTTTGGTGGCGAACTCGGCAGGACCGATCCGCTCGAGATAGGCCTTCGGCACGATCACGACAAGGGCGACCCGCTTGAGCAGGATCGGGTCCGGACCCTTCGTCGTGATCCGGATCGTCGACGGATCGACGATCGTCGTCTGGTCGATGGTGCCGGTCCGGGCGAGAATGGCAAGACGGAGCTCGGGGTTGGTCGCTCGGTCGAGACTGTATTTCACATCCTCGGCTGTCACCGGGCTGCCGTCGTGGAACTTGCGGTTCGGCGCGAGTTTGAACTCCCACGTTGTCGCGTCAACATTGCGCCATGAGGAGGCGAGCGCCGGCTCCAGCCGGCCAGCTTCGTCCTGAGCAACGAGACACTCATAGAGGCCATAGCGGCGCGGGTTGTTCCCGATCGCCGCGTGCGGGTCGAGGGTGGTGATGCTCGTCGAGATCGCGATGTTCAGCTTGAAGTCTTGAAGCATCACTGGGCCGGTGACGCTCCCCGCTGTCTGGGTCGGCGCGGCAGGAGCGCAGGCCACTCCGACGAGAGCGAGCGCGGCGAGCGGTCTGAGCAGGTTCGGAGGTAGCGGCCGGAACATGTTTCTCCTCCCGGTGGCTGCCTGGCGACGCCGTATTCAGGGGCATTGTATCCGGAAAATACTTCAAGGTGAGATATTTCATACGAAGCGATCGCTCCGCACTCGGCACGGTCAGCGTGGCTGTCTGACAGGCGGAGCCGGGTTGCCCCGCTGCGCTGCAATGGACGAGCGCGCACCGGGAAGGGGGCGTCGGTCTGCTGATCGCTGCACGCTCCTCCTGCCGACCTAGCGGACGGGCCAGCTGCCGCTCAGCTGCAACCGTTCCCCCGCCCTACGTTGTGCTCAGACTGGAAGGCCTTCTTGCCGCCCGCGCGATCACAGCGGCCGACAGTCATCCGTCGGCGAGCCTTGCCGGCATCGCCATCCCGACGCAGGTTCGGGCGCGTCCTGCCGAACTGTCCCCGGCGCTCGTCTGCGCGCTGCCGATCCCGCCGCATCGCTTCCCGGCCCCCATCGAGGACTACACCCTTCCGCTGGTGCCCCGCGGCCCGCCGCGGATCGCCGTTCTCGGCAACTCCGCCTGCCGGATCGCGGGGGCGCGCGCAGGCGTGCGCTGATCCTGAGCAGTGGCCCCTCGTGACGGCTGACCAGAGCGTCGCCAGCGTCTGTCCTGACCGTATCGTGCCCGTCGGCGACTTCTTTTGCCGGGAGGAGCCCTCTTCCTAGCGACCACCCGGGCTGTGCCGGCAGCCCGTACAGCGCCACCTAGGAGGCGTGGCGCACCGATTGGCTCGCGCCTGCTGCGCCGGCCTTTCTCACCGCGCCGTGGGCACTGGTGCGCAGCAATCATGCGGTGTGCGAGCGCGGCGGCGAGGGGTGGTTCCGCTACCGCGGCAGGCACTTCGGCTTCATCACCATCGAGCCGTCGGGAACAAGAGCGTGGATGGCCGTCGGCGCGACCCGGGGGGAGGCCCGCTGGACGCCTGCGCGGCGGAGGGCAAGCAGCTGGCCAGCCGCTGAGCTGCTGTCAGCTGCGGAGGCGGTCGAAATACAGCCGCTCCGCGGCGATGCGGCCGTCGCGGATTTCGAGGATCGAGACCCATTTTGAGAGGCGGGTGCTGGTCTCGAACACCCCTTCGACCGCGACATGGCGGCCGTCGTCGCCGATGATGACCAGATGCGCCGTCAATCGCCCGTCGCCGGCGTTGCGCTGATCCTGCGCGACATGAGCGTCGCGGCCGACGAGCGGCTCGGAGCGGCCCGGCGTCAGATAGGTGACATCGTCGGTGAAACAGTCGGCATAGGCGGCCCAGTCGCGCCGATTGAACGCCTCGATCCAGCGGGCGACGAGCGCGCGGAGGTCAGCCATCAGTTTGCTACCACGACGGGGATTGTCGTCGTCTGCCGACCGCCGCTGCGGTCGAAGACGTGCAGATAGATCGTGTAGCTGCCGTTTCGGAACTGCGTGGTTGGGAAAGTCGCGAGAAAGCCGTCGCCGGGTGCGAGCGACTCCCCAATGGCAGTGAACTGGGCGCCGTTCAGCCCGGGACTGACCTCAACTTTGTAGGCGGCGAAATTTGCCACGTTGGCGATCCCCGAGATCGGCACATTGCCGCGCAGGACGGCGCCGGCCGCCGGCGCGGCGATCGCGACCCCGAACGGGCCGCGAAGCTGTGGCCCAGGGGTGCCGACCGGCTGCGGCATCACTGGCCCTGGCGTCGGGGTCGGGGTGAAGGCGGCGATCGCGCAGGGCGCCCAGCGGGTAGGCGGCTGCGGAAGCTCACGCTCTTCTGGAGTGGGGGTGCCCGCGCTCGGCAGCAGGATGTAGAACTCCCGATCCTCGACCTCCTCTGGCTTGCATCCTTCGTTGGCGCGCAGGGAGGGGTCGCTCTTCAGAACGAGCACTTTTTCGACCTTGAACCGCGGTGCCGGCGGCTCAAACCCGCGAATGTAAAGGTCGTTGGAGACGCGGGCGCATTCTGGGGGGAGCCCTTCGGCGACGCAGGTGCGCGGGTTGACCACGCGGGCCGGCTTGTCGTACCAGAGCTTGCTGACCCAGTGCTTCTCGCCGGCGCCTTCAGCAGGCTGGAAATGGACGCCGTCAAACTCATCCTTCGGGAAATAGCCGAAGGCGCGCTCCATAAACTCGTTCCAAATGAGCGCGGGCGTGCGCGACCCGTTCAGCCCCGCCATCGGGCGATTGTCCGAATTGCCGACCCAGATCCCGGTCACAAGGTACGGCGTGTAGCCCATCGTCCAGCCGTCGCGATGGTCATCTGTCGTGCCGGTCTTGACGGCGGCGGGGCGGCTGAGGCGAAGGGGCGGACCGGTGCCGAACGTCACGCGGCGCGCCTGCGGGTCGTTGAGCATGTCGGCGATCATGTAGGCGATCTCTTCCGTCAGCACGCGCTCCGGCTGGCGAGCCGGGTCGGTCGCAGCATCGTAGACCACTTGGCCGTTCTCGTCGAGGATTTTCAGGAACGGCGTGAGCGGCACTTTCAGCCCGAGATTGGCGAACGTTGCATACGCCTGCACGTGATCGATCAGCCGCACTTCGCCGCCGCCGAGCGTGATCGCAAGGCCGTACCGGTTTGCATCCTTGAAGCTGGTGATGCCCATCTTCCGAGCGAGCTCGATCATCTCTCGCACGCCGACAAACTGGAGCGCCTTGACCGCGGGGATGTTCCACGAGTTGCCTAGCGCTTCGCGCACGGTCATCGCGCCGTGGAAGCGGTTGTCGTAGTTCATCGGTGTCCAGACGCGCGAACCGTCGCGGAACGAAATCGGAGAGTCGATGACGATCGTGCCGGGGGTCCAGCCCTTCATGAAGGCGGCGGCATAGGTGATCGGCTTGATCGAACTGCCGGGCTGTCGCTCCATCAGGGCCACGTTCACTTGGCCGTCGATGCTCTTCTCCCAATAGTCGTAGCTGCCGACCATGACGAGGATCTCGCCTTTTTTGGGGTCAACGGCGACAAGCGAAGCATTCGTCGCGCGGAAGCGCCGGGCGGCGTCGATATGCTTTTTGACGATCTGTTCTGCCTCGGCTTGGAGCCGGAGGTCGAGCGTCGTGTAGACGTGGTAGCCGCCGCGGTAGAGCCGCGGACCGCCGAACCGCTCCTCGAGCAGCTCGCGCACGTACATGACGAAATGCGGCGCTTTGATGTCGTATCTCGGCGGCTTGTAGACGAGCGGCTCCTCGTAGGCGGCGTCGGCTTCGGCTTGGGTGATCATGCCCCGCGCCACCATGAGGCGAAGAACGTCGCGCTGGCGCGCCTTCGCCCGCTCGGGGTAGAGCAGGGGGTTGTAGAGGCTCGGCGCTTGCGGCAGCCCCGCGAGCAGTGCCGCTTCCGCGAGGGTGAGGTCTTTCGGGCGCTTGCCGAAGTACCCTTCGGCGGCCGCCGCGATCCCGTAGTTCAGGTTTCCGTAGTAGATTTCATTGAAATACATCTGCAAAATTTGGTCTTTGCTGTAGCGCTGACTGATCTGGACCGCGAGCGCAATCTCGCGCGCTTTGCGGGTATAGCTTCGCTCCGCCGCTTCGTCCGGCGTCATGAGGGCTGCGCGCGCCAGCTGCTGCGTAATCGTGCTCCCGCCGGACAGCCGCTCACCGGTATATTCGTGCCACGCCGCGCGGGCGATCCCCCGCAGGTCGACGCCGAGGTTGTATTCCTCATAGAATGTCGGGTCCTCGGTCGCCAAGGTCGCCCGGATAATGTGGCTCGAGAGGTCGCTCAGGGTGACGGGCGTTCGCCGACCGCCGTTCTCGGCGATCAGTTCGTACAGCAGTTCGCCGTTCCGGTCGTAAATCTTGGTCGACTTGAACGTTTCGCGAGTGGAAAGGTTGGCCGGGTCGGGGAGATCGATCAACACCCGCGACAGAGCGACTGTTGCGGCAGCTGCGCTCGCTGCCGAGAGGAAGAAAGCGCTGCTGACCGCAACGATGCTTGCGACGAGGAGAAGGCGGAGGAGCCGCTGCGCCGACCCAGGGCGTCGGCGAGCGCGCATTCGCTCGCGCGCCCGTCGGCGAAGATGCCGAGCAGGCGGCGAATTGGGGCTCCGGCCGGTTTGCCTCCACGAGCCGGTCATTCCTCCTCCGGGCGCGAAATCATCAGGCTGACCGCTAACTCGCTTGTTCATCGAGTATAACGATGCAAGCGGCCGTTGGGTTCGCGTTAGCGCGGGCAACGCCGCTCGCTGCGCCGGAGGGCGAGGAGCGCCGGCATGCTGTTCCGCTATTCCGTGAGGCGCTCTTGGGGGCAATGGGCGTATCCTCCCCTAGATGGCGGAAAGGAGCGAGGATGACCAAGTCACCGCGTATCGGCGTTGCGCTTCCCTCGCTGGTCGGCGACCGCGAGGCGACGTGGGAGGACATTCGAGCGGTAGCGCTTGCTGCCGAACGGGCGGGGATCGACTCGGTGTGGTATCTCGATCACTTTTTCCTCGCCCGCGGCGGCGGTCGGCTCGGGGTGCGCGAGTGCTGGACAGTCTTGTCTGCGATTGGCGCGCTGACGGAGCGGGTGCGGATCGGCAGCCTCGTGCTCTGCCAGTCCTTCCGGCATCCGGCGCTGCTTGCGAAAGCGGCTGCTACCCTTCAGGAGGTGACAAAGGGCCGGCTCATTCTCGGCTTGGGCGCGGGGTGGTTCGAGGAGGAATACCGTGAGTACGGCTTCCCCTTTGACCGGCGCGTTGCTCGGCTGGAGGAGTATGTCGCGATCGTCATCCGGCTGCTGGCGGGAGAGACCGTGTCGTTCCGGGGGCGATTTTTCGCGCTGGAGAACGCGCGCCTCTCCCCGCCGCCTCCGCCGACGCCCGTCTGGCTTGCGACCTTGCGGCCGCGCATGAACGCGCTCCTTGGCCGGGTGGGCGACGGGTGGAACGGCGCTTGGTACGGCGGCAATGTCGAGCCGTTTCGCGCTCGCCTCGCGGCCCTGCGCGAGGAGATCAGCCGTGCCGGGCGCGACCCCGCCGCGCTTGAACTGTCGGTTGGGGTGCTCGCTGTTCCCATTGCCGCGGCGGCGGATGCCCCGCGCGCACTGGCCGCCGTCCGGCGTGCCGCAAGCCAGTTTGCTCCGCTGACGGATGAGGAACTGCGCGCCCGCGTCTTCATTGGCCGTCCTGATGAGATCGCGGCGCTCGCTCGCCGCTACGGTGAAGCCGGAGCCGACACGGTCATCCTCTCTCTCGGCGCGGCCCCCTTCGCCGTGGCTGATGCCGCGCTGGTCGAGCCGACGCTGCGCGCCTTGGCCGGATGAAGGCGTACCACCGGAGGGTGAACAGGCATGGTATACTGTTCTCACCCCCACTTGACGAGCTCCACCGGTGGAGCCTCGCTACGAGAGGCGAGATGCTCGTTGTCGGCCTGACTGGAGGCATCGCCAGCGGCAAGTCGACCGTCGCCGCCATGCTGCGCGAACGCGGCGCTGCCATCATCGATGCCGATGCGCTCGGTCACCGCGTGCTGGAGCGCGGCAGCGACAGCTGGGCAACCCTCGTTGCCACCTTCGGCGAAGGTATCCTCAGCGACAATGGAGAGATCGATCGGCGCCGCCTCGGCGCCATTGTGTTTGCCGACCCCGAGCAGCTGAAGCGTCTCAACGCGATCTCCCATCCCCGCATCCGCCGCATGGCCCTCGATGAGCTCGCTGCCCTTCGCGCCCGAGGCGATGTCGAGGTGGCAGTGGTTGAGGCGGCGCTCCTCTTCGAAGGGGGGTGGGACGATTTCTGCGACGAAGTGTGGGTTGTCTATGTTCCCGAGGAGATCGCGCTCGCGCGCCTTCGCTCGCGCAACGGGTTGACCGACGCGCAGGCCCGCGAGCGGATCCGAGCCCAGATGCCGATTGACGAGAAGCGCGCCCGCGCCAACATCGTGCTCGACAACAGCGGCAGCCTCGCCGACCTTGAGGCGCAAGTCGAAGAAGCGTGGGCGGCGGCGCTGCGGCGCGCGCGCGGCGAGGCGCCGCCTCTTTCGCGAACGGGAGCGGCGCGATGACCCTCCGTCGAGCCCGTGAAGTCGCGGTTGAGGAGCATCTGATCCGCGAAGAGCCGTTCTACCTTCCCCAAGGCGACGAGGTCGAGATCTTCACCGCTGCTTACGAGCAGCGCCTCCCCGTGCTGCTGAAGGGTCCTACGGGCTGCGGGAAGACCCGTTTCGTCGAGTACATGGCCTATCGGCTGCAATCCCATCGCATCGGCGTCAACGGCGAGGCCGGGGTGCCGCTGATTACCGTGGCGTGTCACGAGGACCTGACCGCCTCCGACCTCGTTGGGCGCTACCTGCTGGAGGGCGAAGAGACGCGCTGGATCGACGGCCCGCTCACGAAGGCGGTGAAGACGGGCGCGATCTGCTATCTGGATGAGGTGGTGGAGGCGCGCAAAGACACGACGGTGCTGATCCATCCCCTCACCGACCACCGCCGGATCTTGCCGATCGAGAAGCGCGGGCAGGTGATTGAAGCGGCCGACGGCTTTCTCCTCGTCATCTCCTATAACCCCGGCTATCAGAGCGCGCTCAAAGATCTGAAGCAGAGCACCCGCCAGCGATTCGTCGCCATCGAGTTTGACTACCCGCCCCGCGAACTCGAAGCACTGATCATCCAGCATGAAGCAGGCGTCTCTCCGCAGGTCGCATACGACTTGGCGAAACTCGGAGAAAAGGTGCGCAACCTCCGAGAGCATGGTCTGGAGGAAGGGGTCAGCACGCGGCTTTTGATCTATGCTGGCCGGCTGATTGCGAAGGGCATCTCGCCGCGGCGCGCCTGCCAAGTGGGGATCACTTGGGCGATCACCGACGATGAGCATGTCCAGCGCAGCCTCGAGGAAGTCGTCTCGAGCATTTTTGAGTGAGCGGTGTCTGCGAGGCTGAGCTACGTCCGCGCTGACCTTGCTCCCTTCTCGCGAACCCTCGTTCGTGAGTTGGACGAAGCTGCCGCCGTGCTTCAGCGTCAGCTCTCTCCCTCGAGCTTCGACCGCTGGTGCGATGCGGTGCTGCAGATCGCGCGTTCCTCATTCCGCTCTTGGGAGACGGCGGCCGAGTTCTTGCGGACGTCTCCGGTGATGGCGGCACTGCTCGACGAAGAGCGCCTGATCGA comes from Dehalococcoidia bacterium and encodes:
- a CDS encoding PBP1A family penicillin-binding protein, which codes for MTGSWRQTGRSPNSPPARHLRRRARERMRARRRPGSAQRLLRLLLVASIVAVSSAFFLSAASAAAATVALSRVLIDLPDPANLSTRETFKSTKIYDRNGELLYELIAENGGRRTPVTLSDLSSHIIRATLATEDPTFYEEYNLGVDLRGIARAAWHEYTGERLSGGSTITQQLARAALMTPDEAAERSYTRKAREIALAVQISQRYSKDQILQMYFNEIYYGNLNYGIAAAAEGYFGKRPKDLTLAEAALLAGLPQAPSLYNPLLYPERAKARQRDVLRLMVARGMITQAEADAAYEEPLVYKPPRYDIKAPHFVMYVRELLEERFGGPRLYRGGYHVYTTLDLRLQAEAEQIVKKHIDAARRFRATNASLVAVDPKKGEILVMVGSYDYWEKSIDGQVNVALMERQPGSSIKPITYAAAFMKGWTPGTIVIDSPISFRDGSRVWTPMNYDNRFHGAMTVREALGNSWNIPAVKALQFVGVREMIELARKMGITSFKDANRYGLAITLGGGEVRLIDHVQAYATFANLGLKVPLTPFLKILDENGQVVYDAATDPARQPERVLTEEIAYMIADMLNDPQARRVTFGTGPPLRLSRPAAVKTGTTDDHRDGWTMGYTPYLVTGIWVGNSDNRPMAGLNGSRTPALIWNEFMERAFGYFPKDEFDGVHFQPAEGAGEKHWVSKLWYDKPARVVNPRTCVAEGLPPECARVSNDLYIRGFEPPAPRFKVEKVLVLKSDPSLRANEGCKPEEVEDREFYILLPSAGTPTPEERELPQPPTRWAPCAIAAFTPTPTPGPVMPQPVGTPGPQLRGPFGVAIAAPAAGAVLRGNVPISGIANVANFAAYKVEVSPGLNGAQFTAIGESLAPGDGFLATFPTTQFRNGSYTIYLHVFDRSGGRQTTTIPVVVAN
- a CDS encoding LLM class flavin-dependent oxidoreductase translates to MTKSPRIGVALPSLVGDREATWEDIRAVALAAERAGIDSVWYLDHFFLARGGGRLGVRECWTVLSAIGALTERVRIGSLVLCQSFRHPALLAKAAATLQEVTKGRLILGLGAGWFEEEYREYGFPFDRRVARLEEYVAIVIRLLAGETVSFRGRFFALENARLSPPPPPTPVWLATLRPRMNALLGRVGDGWNGAWYGGNVEPFRARLAALREEISRAGRDPAALELSVGVLAVPIAAAADAPRALAAVRRAASQFAPLTDEELRARVFIGRPDEIAALARRYGEAGADTVILSLGAAPFAVADAALVEPTLRALAG
- a CDS encoding CbbQ/NirQ/NorQ/GpvN family protein, whose product is MTLRRAREVAVEEHLIREEPFYLPQGDEVEIFTAAYEQRLPVLLKGPTGCGKTRFVEYMAYRLQSHRIGVNGEAGVPLITVACHEDLTASDLVGRYLLEGEETRWIDGPLTKAVKTGAICYLDEVVEARKDTTVLIHPLTDHRRILPIEKRGQVIEAADGFLLVISYNPGYQSALKDLKQSTRQRFVAIEFDYPPRELEALIIQHEAGVSPQVAYDLAKLGEKVRNLREHGLEEGVSTRLLIYAGRLIAKGISPRRACQVGITWAITDDEHVQRSLEEVVSSIFE
- the coaE gene encoding dephospho-CoA kinase (Dephospho-CoA kinase (CoaE) performs the final step in coenzyme A biosynthesis.), with product MLVVGLTGGIASGKSTVAAMLRERGAAIIDADALGHRVLERGSDSWATLVATFGEGILSDNGEIDRRRLGAIVFADPEQLKRLNAISHPRIRRMALDELAALRARGDVEVAVVEAALLFEGGWDDFCDEVWVVYVPEEIALARLRSRNGLTDAQARERIRAQMPIDEKRARANIVLDNSGSLADLEAQVEEAWAAALRRARGEAPPLSRTGAAR